One segment of Bdellovibrio sp. ArHS DNA contains the following:
- a CDS encoding 3-hydroxyacyl-CoA dehydrogenase NAD-binding domain-containing protein, protein MSIQESIKIVPQGEIAVVVFDLVGEKVNKFSTPVMMRLKEVLEELKKSSYKAVIFKSAKPKIFIAGADIEEIKSMTTKEQFEAAVKGGQDIMNMVEDLPMPTMAAVNGACMGGGCEFILSCDYRIASEDSSTKIGLPEIQLGILPGFGGTQRMPRVMGLQAALDIILAGKSVNSKKALKSGLVDKVVHPNLLDEQAIKWAKEIIAGGAKKRRKKFQPQGAVNKVLEGALGRGIVFKKAREGVLKATKGHYPAPLKALEVIQKTYGMSDREAGMRIEREGFCELGITDISKNLIHVFYLTEMVKKQNGVPGVDVKPRDVKSMGILGAGTMGGGIAYVAADKGVQVRMKDLNTDALGKGLKHASDLWMKLLKRKSIDKYQYQQKMDMVSVTTDYSGFKNLDVVVEAIVEDMGIKQKVIGECAGQMRPDAIIATNTSSLSVTEMSKGHPRPEYFAGMHFFNPVNKMPLVEVIRGEKTSDETIATIFELTKKMGKMPVVVKDGPGFLVNRLLLPYMGEAAFLLQEGMSIETVDKAYVKEFGMPMGPFELMDEVGLDVCIKVLKIFKKSFGERIEMAACMEALEKSGRLGRKNGKGFYHYSEDGKRGDVDQSIYGALGLGQPTNPYDSKECIERGVFAMVNECSLALVEDRIVETPHEVDLAMIMGTGFPPFRGGLLKYTDTVGTQYVADQLAMYASSRKAARLKPSTPLTNMAKTNRKFY, encoded by the coding sequence ATGTCTATTCAAGAGAGTATCAAGATCGTTCCTCAGGGTGAGATTGCGGTCGTTGTTTTTGATTTGGTTGGAGAAAAGGTTAATAAGTTTTCTACGCCGGTTATGATGAGACTTAAGGAAGTTCTTGAAGAGCTTAAGAAGTCTTCTTACAAAGCGGTGATCTTTAAGTCTGCCAAGCCTAAGATTTTTATTGCGGGCGCGGATATTGAAGAAATTAAAAGCATGACGACGAAAGAGCAATTTGAGGCGGCTGTGAAGGGTGGTCAGGACATCATGAATATGGTGGAAGATCTGCCGATGCCGACGATGGCTGCCGTCAACGGTGCTTGCATGGGCGGCGGTTGTGAGTTCATTCTTTCTTGTGATTACCGGATTGCTTCGGAGGACTCTTCAACGAAAATTGGTCTTCCGGAGATTCAACTGGGTATCTTGCCGGGTTTCGGCGGGACTCAGCGTATGCCTCGCGTGATGGGTTTGCAGGCGGCTTTGGATATCATCCTGGCGGGTAAATCTGTGAATTCAAAAAAGGCCTTGAAGTCAGGTCTTGTCGATAAAGTCGTGCATCCAAATCTTTTGGATGAACAGGCGATCAAATGGGCCAAAGAGATTATCGCCGGTGGCGCGAAAAAGCGTCGCAAGAAATTCCAACCACAAGGCGCGGTGAATAAGGTTCTTGAAGGCGCTTTGGGACGCGGTATCGTTTTCAAAAAAGCTCGTGAGGGTGTTTTGAAGGCGACCAAGGGTCACTATCCAGCGCCGCTGAAGGCTTTGGAAGTGATTCAAAAAACTTATGGGATGAGTGATCGGGAAGCCGGAATGCGCATTGAGCGTGAAGGTTTCTGCGAGTTGGGTATCACGGATATTTCTAAAAATCTGATTCATGTTTTCTATTTGACCGAGATGGTTAAAAAACAAAACGGGGTTCCGGGGGTGGATGTTAAGCCTCGCGACGTGAAAAGCATGGGAATTCTGGGCGCGGGAACTATGGGGGGCGGTATCGCCTACGTTGCGGCCGACAAGGGTGTTCAAGTTCGCATGAAAGACTTGAATACGGATGCTTTGGGTAAAGGGCTTAAGCACGCGTCGGATTTGTGGATGAAGCTTTTAAAACGCAAATCCATCGATAAATATCAATATCAACAAAAGATGGACATGGTGTCAGTCACGACCGACTATTCTGGCTTTAAAAATCTGGATGTCGTGGTTGAAGCCATCGTTGAAGACATGGGTATCAAGCAAAAAGTCATCGGCGAATGTGCCGGACAAATGCGTCCTGACGCGATTATCGCCACGAATACAAGTTCGTTGTCGGTGACGGAAATGTCGAAAGGTCATCCTCGGCCCGAGTATTTTGCCGGCATGCACTTCTTCAATCCCGTGAACAAAATGCCTTTAGTGGAAGTTATTCGCGGCGAAAAAACATCTGACGAAACCATCGCCACGATCTTTGAGCTGACGAAGAAAATGGGCAAAATGCCAGTGGTTGTAAAAGACGGCCCTGGCTTCCTGGTGAATCGTCTTCTTCTTCCCTATATGGGCGAAGCGGCGTTCTTGTTGCAAGAAGGCATGAGCATTGAAACGGTGGATAAGGCGTACGTCAAAGAATTTGGTATGCCGATGGGACCTTTTGAACTGATGGACGAAGTGGGTCTTGATGTGTGTATCAAAGTTCTTAAGATCTTTAAGAAGTCTTTCGGAGAGCGCATTGAAATGGCTGCTTGTATGGAAGCGCTGGAAAAATCCGGTCGTTTGGGACGTAAAAACGGTAAAGGTTTTTATCACTATTCTGAAGACGGTAAGCGCGGTGATGTCGATCAAAGTATTTACGGAGCTTTGGGCTTGGGGCAACCCACGAATCCTTATGACTCCAAAGAGTGCATTGAGCGGGGAGTGTTCGCGATGGTGAACGAATGTTCTTTGGCTTTGGTCGAAGATCGCATCGTGGAAACACCTCACGAAGTGGATCTGGCGATGATCATGGGAACAGGCTTCCCGCCGTTCCGCGGTGGCCTATTGAAGTACACAGACACCGTCGGTACTCAATATGTGGCCGACCAATTGGCGATGTACGCGTCGTCGCGCAAGGCAGCTCGTCTGAAGCCATCGACGCCATTGACTAATATGGCGAAGACAAATCGTAAGTTTTATTAA
- a CDS encoding CPXCG motif-containing cysteine-rich protein gives MECKIQCPYCREKFSIQVFREEGEDQEFIWDCEICCRPIDIQAHWDADHERFRLRVGQGGDFDEMRIDPIF, from the coding sequence ATGGAATGTAAAATTCAGTGCCCGTATTGCCGAGAAAAATTCTCGATTCAGGTTTTCCGCGAAGAGGGTGAGGATCAGGAGTTCATTTGGGATTGCGAAATATGTTGTCGTCCCATAGATATCCAGGCCCACTGGGACGCGGATCATGAGCGCTTTCGCCTGCGTGTGGGACAAGGGGGCGACTTCGATGAGATGCGAATTGACCCCATTTTTTAA
- a CDS encoding zinc-dependent metalloprotease, translating to MVSNQRIVLLGLAFSTLLLSACTKETVIEKQAPNNMLESFTTSTVDACTNKSCITIQKASLGKVFLLISSGKTAGSTPQWYDLKPQVVTFDKSGGRIALLAQNYNSIYKEIQTVNLLQTFEVISEDATSITFDWGQGLKSFVQQRSYDTDMPRGNSDDLTESSLPSLVVEDSFVRGIKFDEKNIELEQIIKIRSDLVKSGPDRSTSTVENREETVAMNVQIRAYNLTPDFRPKEYDKTRRVGFFVTKIGKKEHSKDIINLITKWDLSEKKGPIVVRISDAVPEQYLEAVKEGALYWNKVFGREVIAVKAHIDPQAGPEDRSIMIRWIPWEDSGAAYAMGQSDPLTGEVLRAQVFMPSVFTKVGSADLVHLNNDTPVAPGAIACDLTQTLADLNEIAKEANDSQRLRLAQDGVRATVAHELGHALGLRHNFAGSFSAKVSAKDIESAAKNYLKDPQHQGLETSTSIMDYVSGIDDVLMSARLKYAPLSYDKMAMDWAYSLDHSALDEKISRYCTDDDIALAASQSLQIYGCERFDAGNNPLLRKYLDTKYEKENFVKVLFASIIGRLYPADQPTVVNDLDSVLQDTVKWGKVNLETLKFVSQVLFDRTVNSMPAAVFASIESVKSGQIHYYKAGMDEALARERNRSLVEAGGYSAILNDLWRNSDASIAKDFIERQIVELASSPYFVQGKTLGGREYVLTTEQQNRILAFLQQLVLLNKKTLASGLATMLPKIDESETDQRGAPSIVSQILPRNLVTAHDADVLATLYLDLTAVDNGEQTLRVGAGLTKELKVPRAYLSAEERTKWMNLLSSRGLRFDVEMRKSLVRSEQFNKVTAVLKEVDPNLDLQTVKKPAELAAQLLNQGLVDSAGSVWLAGEINVLLALDKLR from the coding sequence ATGGTTTCGAATCAACGCATTGTGCTTCTCGGTTTGGCTTTTTCAACGCTGCTTCTTTCTGCGTGTACGAAAGAAACAGTGATCGAAAAGCAGGCGCCGAACAACATGCTTGAGTCGTTCACAACAAGCACTGTGGATGCCTGTACCAACAAATCCTGTATCACCATTCAAAAAGCCTCTTTAGGCAAAGTTTTCCTGTTGATTTCGTCTGGAAAAACAGCGGGCTCTACACCGCAGTGGTATGATCTTAAACCACAGGTTGTGACATTCGATAAGTCGGGCGGTCGTATTGCCTTGCTCGCGCAAAACTACAATAGCATCTACAAAGAAATTCAAACGGTGAATCTGCTTCAGACCTTTGAGGTGATCTCTGAAGACGCCACCTCGATCACTTTTGACTGGGGGCAGGGGTTAAAAAGCTTTGTCCAGCAGCGTTCTTACGACACGGATATGCCGCGCGGGAACAGTGATGACTTGACGGAAAGTTCGTTGCCTTCATTGGTGGTCGAAGATTCTTTTGTCCGCGGTATCAAGTTCGATGAAAAGAACATCGAGCTTGAACAAATCATCAAAATCCGTTCGGACTTAGTCAAATCGGGCCCTGATCGCAGTACTTCGACGGTCGAAAATCGGGAAGAAACTGTCGCCATGAATGTGCAAATCCGCGCCTACAATCTGACGCCGGATTTTCGCCCTAAAGAATACGACAAAACCCGTCGCGTGGGATTCTTCGTCACGAAAATTGGTAAAAAGGAACACAGCAAAGATATCATTAATTTGATCACTAAATGGGATCTGTCAGAAAAAAAAGGTCCCATCGTCGTGCGCATTTCTGATGCTGTGCCGGAACAATACCTGGAAGCGGTAAAAGAAGGCGCTCTTTACTGGAATAAAGTTTTTGGGCGCGAAGTGATTGCGGTAAAAGCTCACATAGACCCGCAAGCAGGGCCAGAAGATCGCAGTATCATGATTCGCTGGATTCCCTGGGAGGATTCGGGGGCAGCCTATGCCATGGGCCAATCAGACCCATTGACTGGTGAAGTTTTACGCGCGCAGGTTTTTATGCCTTCGGTATTTACGAAGGTGGGCTCTGCGGATTTGGTGCATTTGAATAATGACACACCGGTGGCTCCCGGTGCGATCGCCTGCGATTTGACTCAAACCTTGGCCGATTTGAATGAGATCGCCAAGGAAGCTAACGACTCACAAAGACTGCGCCTGGCGCAGGACGGTGTGCGCGCGACTGTGGCCCACGAACTGGGTCATGCTCTGGGACTTCGTCATAATTTCGCAGGTTCTTTTTCTGCTAAAGTTTCGGCCAAGGATATTGAGTCCGCCGCGAAAAACTATCTAAAAGATCCCCAGCATCAAGGTCTTGAAACTTCGACCAGTATCATGGACTACGTCAGTGGCATTGACGATGTCTTGATGTCGGCGCGGCTGAAGTATGCACCGCTGTCCTATGATAAGATGGCGATGGATTGGGCTTATTCATTGGATCACTCGGCACTTGACGAAAAGATCTCTCGTTACTGTACGGATGATGATATCGCGTTAGCCGCCAGTCAGTCGTTGCAGATTTATGGTTGCGAACGATTTGATGCCGGAAACAATCCTCTGTTACGCAAGTATCTTGATACGAAGTACGAAAAAGAAAATTTCGTAAAGGTTTTATTTGCCTCCATCATCGGCCGTCTTTATCCCGCCGATCAGCCAACTGTTGTGAATGATCTGGACAGTGTTCTTCAGGATACGGTCAAGTGGGGTAAGGTCAATCTGGAGACCTTGAAGTTTGTCAGCCAGGTTCTTTTTGATCGCACAGTGAACTCTATGCCTGCTGCGGTCTTTGCTTCCATTGAAAGTGTAAAGTCGGGACAAATTCATTATTACAAAGCCGGTATGGATGAGGCTTTGGCGCGAGAACGCAATCGTTCCCTAGTCGAAGCGGGTGGTTACTCTGCGATTTTGAATGATCTTTGGAGAAACAGTGACGCCTCTATTGCCAAAGACTTTATCGAAAGACAGATCGTTGAATTGGCCAGCAGTCCCTATTTTGTCCAAGGAAAAACTTTGGGGGGACGCGAGTACGTTTTGACGACGGAACAACAAAATCGCATTCTGGCCTTCCTTCAGCAGTTGGTGCTTTTAAATAAGAAAACACTGGCGTCGGGTCTTGCGACGATGTTGCCGAAGATCGATGAAAGCGAAACGGATCAAAGGGGAGCGCCTTCTATCGTCAGTCAGATTTTGCCTCGGAATCTGGTGACGGCGCACGATGCGGATGTCCTGGCAACTCTTTACCTTGATCTTACGGCTGTCGACAACGGTGAACAAACACTGCGCGTTGGTGCTGGATTGACGAAAGAATTGAAAGTCCCTCGTGCTTATCTTTCCGCGGAAGAGCGCACGAAGTGGATGAATTTGCTGTCGTCTCGCGGATTGAGATTTGATGTTGAGATGAGAAAGTCTTTGGTGCGCAGTGAGCAATTCAATAAAGTGACAGCGGTACTTAAAGAGGTCGATCCTAATTTAGATCTTCAGACCGTAAAAAAACCGGCCGAACTTGCAGCTCAGCTTCTTAATCAGGGGTTGGTGGATTCTGCCGGTTCTGTTTGGCTTGCCGGCGAAATTAACGTCTTATTGGCGCTGGATAAACTGCGCTAA
- a CDS encoding TIGR04552 family protein, producing MPQRFIFDSAMLNSVVGGHSAIEIPRLNIHSVEAASSFLLSYGFDVTQESDLEKLWYYHRRALVLMLEKLGFEEKELPEIFRDRRQLGDIRQLLIYASSQDPQNVQLQRWACAIIRCMHVFVHAENDLFSSFSEEIQSQILSPFQECIRYDGTTHRTFLQSSSGSEQILAPIELLGFEVKPFKTSSSTVIKLLAKPDALAMKIFDKLGVRFITRNLFDTFQVVRFLVKENVISFPHIMPDQSSNNLYPVNAFMEVCDDLAHRLDTLDEQSIQAAFDQKLSELGDNVQYLRKENFFSGADYKFIKFISRKLIHIKPQGSKEAFSFFYPFEVQIMDQAAHEKILSGPSEHQAYKERQRTAARKRLFPEMS from the coding sequence ATGCCTCAACGTTTCATCTTTGATTCTGCCATGCTTAATTCTGTTGTCGGTGGTCATTCAGCCATCGAGATTCCCAGACTCAATATTCATTCTGTCGAGGCCGCCAGTTCTTTTCTGTTAAGCTATGGTTTTGATGTCACCCAAGAAAGTGATCTTGAAAAACTTTGGTATTATCATCGCCGGGCCTTAGTTCTGATGCTGGAAAAATTGGGCTTTGAAGAAAAAGAACTTCCTGAAATTTTCCGGGATCGTCGCCAACTGGGGGATATTCGGCAGCTTCTGATTTACGCAAGTTCGCAGGACCCCCAGAATGTTCAACTGCAGCGCTGGGCCTGTGCGATCATTCGCTGCATGCATGTCTTTGTTCACGCCGAAAATGATTTATTCAGTTCTTTTTCTGAAGAAATTCAGTCGCAGATTCTATCGCCTTTTCAGGAATGCATCCGCTACGATGGCACGACTCACCGAACCTTTCTGCAAAGTTCCTCAGGCTCGGAACAAATTTTGGCTCCGATTGAGCTTTTGGGATTCGAGGTCAAACCTTTCAAGACGTCTTCTAGTACGGTGATCAAACTTTTAGCTAAGCCGGATGCTTTAGCGATGAAAATTTTTGATAAGTTGGGTGTCCGTTTTATCACAAGAAATCTTTTCGACACCTTTCAGGTGGTGCGGTTCCTGGTTAAAGAAAATGTGATCAGCTTTCCGCATATCATGCCGGATCAAAGTTCTAACAATCTTTATCCGGTGAATGCCTTTATGGAAGTCTGCGACGATTTAGCCCACCGTCTGGATACGTTGGATGAACAGAGCATTCAGGCGGCCTTTGATCAAAAGCTTTCTGAACTGGGCGACAATGTTCAATATCTGCGCAAGGAAAATTTCTTTTCCGGCGCGGATTATAAGTTTATTAAATTTATTTCGCGCAAGCTGATTCATATCAAACCGCAAGGAAGTAAAGAGGCTTTCAGCTTCTTCTATCCATTTGAAGTGCAGATCATGGATCAAGCCGCTCATGAGAAAATCTTATCGGGTCCCTCAGAGCATCAAGCGTACAAAGAAAGACAGCGAACAGCGGCAAGAAAACGTTTGTTCCCTGAGATGAGTTAA
- a CDS encoding lysophospholipid acyltransferase family protein, producing MNKRSLEDKIVVLWTRGACWMFGVDVVVKGLENQPSGGFIYVFNHTSFFDIFAMNGYLESFRFGAKIELFRIPVFGPAMRRAGILPIARDRREEVFKVYKEAETRIKAGERFALAPEGTRQVTETLGSFKSGPFIFAINAKSPIVPVVVKGAAAILPKGHLIPNWGVWKRTVTLHVLPPVDATQYALENRPQLQEKVRHMMAPYFPEAQL from the coding sequence ATGAACAAGAGATCTCTTGAAGATAAAATTGTCGTTCTCTGGACTCGTGGCGCGTGCTGGATGTTCGGTGTGGATGTCGTTGTCAAGGGTCTTGAAAATCAGCCTTCGGGCGGATTTATCTACGTCTTCAATCACACCAGTTTCTTCGATATTTTTGCCATGAATGGTTATTTGGAAAGTTTTCGTTTCGGCGCTAAGATCGAACTTTTCCGCATTCCTGTTTTTGGCCCAGCGATGCGTCGCGCGGGGATCTTGCCGATTGCGCGGGATCGTCGCGAAGAAGTTTTCAAGGTTTATAAAGAAGCCGAAACAAGAATCAAGGCCGGGGAGCGTTTTGCCTTAGCGCCTGAAGGAACCCGTCAGGTTACCGAAACCTTGGGCTCTTTTAAGTCCGGACCTTTCATCTTTGCGATCAATGCCAAGTCGCCGATTGTGCCCGTCGTTGTTAAAGGAGCCGCGGCCATTTTGCCGAAAGGTCATCTTATCCCCAATTGGGGAGTGTGGAAACGCACGGTCACGTTGCACGTGTTGCCACCAGTGGATGCAACTCAATACGCTCTAGAAAACCGCCCGCAACTGCAAGAGAAAGTGCGCCACATGATGGCACCGTACTTTCCCGAGGCGCAATTATAA
- a CDS encoding DUF962 domain-containing protein has translation MKNFAEFWPFYLQEHAKPLNRRLHFVGTFFVHIVFIYAIFAQAWLALWLLPVIGYGFAWVGHFVVERNRPATFKYPLWSLRGDFKMFYLMCRGKLWT, from the coding sequence ATGAAAAACTTCGCAGAGTTTTGGCCGTTTTATTTACAAGAGCATGCAAAGCCTTTGAATCGTCGACTGCATTTTGTCGGAACTTTTTTTGTGCACATCGTTTTTATTTACGCGATCTTTGCGCAGGCGTGGCTGGCTTTGTGGCTGTTACCAGTGATCGGATACGGTTTTGCCTGGGTGGGGCATTTCGTCGTTGAAAGAAATCGCCCGGCGACCTTTAAGTATCCGCTCTGGTCTTTGCGGGGCGATTTTAAAATGTTCTATTTGATGTGCCGGGGAAAGCTCTGGACGTAG
- a CDS encoding 3-hydroxybutyryl-CoA dehydrogenase, with amino-acid sequence MDIKTIGVVGAGQMGNGIAQVAANFGFNVIMMDVSGAALEKGIATISGSCDRIIKKGAMTEADKATLLGRIKTAQEAAALQDCDIVIEAATENIDLKLKIFKDLDAAVKPEALLVSNTSSISITKIAAVTKRPTKVAGMHFMNPVPLMKLVEGIRGLQTSDETFATVKALAEKMDKVFVESVKDMPGFIVNRILMPMINEAVYTLHEGIASVESIDAAMKLGTNQPMGPLTLADFIGLDTCLAIMNVLHDGLGDSKYRPCPLLVKYVEAGWLGRKSGRGFYDYSAK; translated from the coding sequence ATGGATATCAAAACAATTGGCGTCGTCGGCGCTGGGCAAATGGGGAATGGGATTGCACAGGTGGCAGCGAATTTTGGATTCAATGTCATCATGATGGACGTAAGTGGTGCGGCCTTGGAAAAAGGGATCGCAACAATTTCTGGTTCTTGTGATCGCATCATCAAAAAAGGCGCAATGACTGAGGCGGACAAAGCGACGTTGTTGGGTCGTATTAAAACAGCGCAAGAAGCGGCGGCTTTGCAAGATTGTGATATCGTCATTGAAGCGGCGACAGAAAATATTGATTTGAAGTTGAAGATCTTTAAAGACCTGGACGCGGCTGTGAAGCCAGAGGCTTTGTTGGTTTCCAACACGTCCTCGATCTCGATCACTAAAATTGCGGCGGTGACAAAACGTCCGACCAAAGTTGCGGGAATGCATTTTATGAATCCCGTTCCATTGATGAAACTTGTCGAAGGCATTCGCGGTCTGCAAACTTCCGATGAAACTTTTGCGACAGTGAAAGCGTTGGCCGAAAAAATGGACAAAGTTTTTGTTGAATCCGTCAAAGATATGCCCGGCTTTATTGTGAATCGCATTTTGATGCCAATGATCAATGAGGCGGTTTACACGCTTCACGAGGGCATTGCCTCTGTGGAATCTATCGATGCGGCGATGAAATTGGGAACAAATCAACCGATGGGTCCGTTGACTTTGGCCGACTTCATTGGCCTTGATACCTGCCTGGCTATTATGAACGTACTGCATGATGGTTTGGGAGACTCTAAATACCGTCCTTGTCCGCTTCTTGTAAAGTATGTCGAAGCTGGTTGGTTGGGACGTAAATCAGGTCGTGGTTTCTACGACTATTCAGCGAAATAG